In the Piscinibacter sp. XHJ-5 genome, one interval contains:
- a CDS encoding hydrolase — translation MDVVHAGASALVLVDYQARLMPAIHDAANVTANAVLLARAAQVLDIPVLATEQNPSGLGPNLEQIRAACARTLPKTHFDACADGLVEALHDARPTCSQVVIAGCEAHVCMMQTALGLIRAGKRVWVVANASGSRRPTDHAAAMSRLAQAGAAIVTHEMVLFEWLDDCMHPRFRDVLDLVKAAG, via the coding sequence ATGGACGTGGTCCATGCGGGGGCAAGCGCGTTGGTCCTGGTGGACTACCAGGCACGCCTGATGCCCGCGATCCACGACGCCGCCAACGTAACCGCGAACGCCGTGCTTCTCGCACGCGCCGCTCAGGTGCTCGACATCCCGGTGCTGGCGACGGAGCAGAACCCCTCAGGGCTCGGCCCGAACCTGGAGCAGATCAGGGCAGCCTGCGCGCGCACGCTGCCCAAGACGCACTTCGATGCCTGCGCAGACGGTCTTGTGGAGGCCTTGCACGACGCGAGGCCGACCTGCTCCCAGGTCGTCATTGCCGGCTGCGAGGCTCATGTCTGCATGATGCAGACGGCACTGGGGCTGATTCGAGCGGGCAAGCGGGTGTGGGTTGTCGCCAATGCGAGCGGTTCACGTCGTCCCACCGACCACGCGGCGGCGATGAGCCGTCTCGCACAGGCGGGGGCCGCCATCGTGACGCACGAGATGGTGCTGTTCGAGTGGCTGGACGATTGCATGCATCCCCGCTTCCGGGACGTGCTCGATCTCGTCAAGGCGGCGGGCTGA
- a CDS encoding MFS transporter, which produces MSMNHAPETSARQVAAALAVGTIGVLMVGIQPILLGELVEAKQISLEGVGIVAMAEIVTLGLGVVLGDALMPWSRLRLITIVAALLAAGLDLLTLLAAGDGAMTAVRAAAGLPEGILIWGATGVVVRTANPSRIAGIFFVAQTVAQAALGAVLANLVIPHSGWQGGFVTLAVLALLPCLLAFRQPARLRPLAPPTVSGFRWSMATLLPLAVAFLQLATLGSFWAYLEPLGKAAGFDARAAQTLIAGVLAMQVVGGTVASFTVRRLAVVPTLVACSIVLAAVTTTIHQLPPGSMLNFALGCALFGFVWLFMLPFHIGLAFRADASGRLAGLVPAAQLLGSAFGPLTASFIVEGENAAAVPLLSAAFAIAAALMLLVSRRRNAAATAMRGAR; this is translated from the coding sequence ATGTCGATGAACCACGCCCCCGAGACAAGCGCCCGACAAGTCGCCGCCGCACTGGCCGTCGGCACGATCGGCGTCCTGATGGTGGGCATCCAGCCCATCCTTCTGGGCGAACTCGTCGAGGCCAAGCAGATCAGCCTGGAAGGCGTGGGCATCGTCGCCATGGCCGAGATCGTGACGCTCGGCCTGGGAGTCGTGCTCGGCGACGCGCTGATGCCGTGGTCCCGGCTGCGGCTCATCACCATCGTGGCCGCGTTGCTGGCCGCGGGCCTGGACCTGCTCACGCTGCTGGCCGCCGGCGACGGCGCGATGACAGCCGTGCGCGCGGCGGCCGGCCTCCCCGAAGGCATCCTGATCTGGGGCGCCACCGGTGTCGTCGTACGCACCGCGAACCCGTCGCGCATCGCCGGCATCTTCTTTGTCGCGCAGACCGTTGCGCAGGCAGCGCTCGGCGCCGTGCTGGCCAACCTGGTCATTCCGCACTCGGGCTGGCAGGGCGGCTTCGTGACGCTGGCGGTGCTCGCGCTGCTGCCGTGTCTGCTGGCGTTCCGGCAGCCGGCACGGCTCAGGCCGCTGGCGCCGCCCACGGTGTCGGGCTTCCGCTGGTCGATGGCGACGCTGCTGCCGCTGGCGGTCGCGTTTCTGCAGCTCGCCACACTCGGCTCGTTCTGGGCCTACCTCGAGCCGCTGGGCAAGGCCGCCGGTTTCGATGCGCGGGCAGCCCAGACCTTGATCGCCGGCGTGCTGGCGATGCAGGTCGTGGGCGGCACCGTGGCCTCGTTCACGGTGCGGCGCCTTGCCGTCGTGCCCACGCTGGTGGCGTGTTCCATCGTGCTCGCGGCCGTGACGACCACGATCCATCAGCTGCCGCCCGGCAGCATGCTGAACTTCGCGCTGGGCTGCGCGCTGTTCGGTTTCGTCTGGCTGTTCATGCTGCCGTTCCACATCGGGCTGGCGTTTCGCGCCGATGCCAGCGGCCGCCTCGCCGGGCTGGTGCCGGCAGCCCAGCTGCTGGGGAGCGCGTTCGGGCCGTTGACGGCTTCGTTCATCGTCGAGGGCGAGAACGCGGCGGCGGTGCCGCTGCTCAGCGCCGCGTTCGCGATTGCCGCAGCGCTGATGCTGCTCGTCTCGCGCCGCCGGAACGCCGCTGCCACGGCCATGAGGGGTGCGCGATGA